A region of Arabidopsis thaliana chromosome 5, partial sequence DNA encodes the following proteins:
- the MBD12 gene encoding methyl-CPG-binding domain 12 (methyl-CPG-binding domain 12 (MBD12); FUNCTIONS IN: methyl-CpG binding; INVOLVED IN: biological_process unknown; LOCATED IN: nucleus; CONTAINS InterPro DOMAIN/s: DNA-binding, integrase-type (InterPro:IPR016177), Methyl-CpG DNA binding (InterPro:IPR001739), Zinc finger, CW-type (InterPro:IPR011124); BEST Arabidopsis thaliana protein match is: methyl-CPG-binding domain protein 02 (TAIR:AT5G35330.3); Has 35333 Blast hits to 34131 proteins in 2444 species: Archae - 798; Bacteria - 22429; Metazoa - 974; Fungi - 991; Plants - 531; Viruses - 0; Other Eukaryotes - 9610 (source: NCBI BLink).), with protein sequence MVQCTDCKKWRLIPSMQHYNIIKETQLQTPFVCGTTSGWTPNMSCNVPQDGTTCDTWPSIPPIPTGWSRSVHIRSESTKFADVYYFPPSGERLRSSAEVQSFLDNHPEYVREGVNRSQFSFQIPKPLDDNYVKKRTRPVKRRKSSKDNNCEKGKK encoded by the exons ATGGTTCAGTGCACCGATTGTAAGAAATGGAGGCTCATACCTTCGATGCAACACTACAatataatcaaagaaacacaactTCAAACCCCATTTGTCTGCGGCACAACATCTGGTTGGACGCCAAACATGTCATGTAATGTTCCTCAAGATGGAACAACATGTGATACATGGCCTAGCATCCCTCCCATACCCACCGGCTGGTCACGTTCTGTCCATATTAGAAGTGAATCCACAAAATTCGCAGACGT CTATTATTTTCCTCCATCAGGAGAGAGGCTAAGATCATCGGCTGAGGTTCAAAG TTTCTTGGACAACCACCCAGAATACGTGAGAGAAGGGGTAAATCGTTCTCAATTCTCATTTCAGATACCGAAACCTTTGGACGATAACTACGTGAAGAAGCGTACTCGACCAGTGAAACGAAGAAAATCTTCGAAGGATAACAATTGCGAAAAGGgcaaaaaatga